Proteins from one Rhizobium glycinendophyticum genomic window:
- a CDS encoding helix-turn-helix domain-containing protein, with product MDQPKTDPVFSPALCRAARGYLGWTQEDLASHSLVSRSTIRDFEGQRHGMHRSTEAQLRLAFEKAGLRFTNADGCPGLCCCSSATA from the coding sequence ATGGATCAACCCAAAACAGACCCAGTTTTTTCGCCCGCCCTGTGTCGTGCCGCACGCGGTTATCTCGGTTGGACCCAGGAAGACCTGGCGTCCCATTCACTTGTCTCCCGCAGCACGATCCGCGACTTCGAAGGCCAGCGCCACGGCATGCATCGCTCGACGGAGGCTCAATTGCGGCTCGCCTTCGAAAAAGCCGGCCTGCGCTTTACCAATGCAGATGGTTGCCCAGGCCTTTGCTGCTGTTCTTCCGCCACGGCGTGA